The following proteins come from a genomic window of Nicotiana tomentosiformis chromosome 12, ASM39032v3, whole genome shotgun sequence:
- the LOC138903079 gene encoding uncharacterized protein: MKRQVGQIATILSERVPGTLPADTEKNPKEIVNDVHVNLPFTEVLSQMPVYAKFMKEILTKKRKIEETSVVKLIEHCSVILQNKLPPKCGDAGSFTIPCSLGTINFDKSLCDSGASINLMHLSIYRKLQKEVREIRSAPISLQLADQTTLIPEGIVEDVLVWVDKFVFPVDFIVVNMEENKEVPLILGRPFLATGREILDIHERKLMLRVGEETMTFKMNIKKGMQKGKPSASVEWKVKGSK; the protein is encoded by the exons ATGaagagacaagtgggacagattgcaacaatattatctgagagggttcCAGGCACTCTCCCCGCTGACactgaaaagaatcccaaagaaatagtgaatgat gttcatgtaaacttaccatttacagaagtgctctcacaaatgcctgtTTATGCCAAATTtatgaaggagatccttacaaagaagaggaagatagaggagacgtcagtggtcaagctcatagAGCATTGTAGCgtgatattgcaaaacaaactcccaccaAAGTGTGGAGATGCAGGGAGTTTTACAATACCTTGCTCATTAGGAACTAtcaattttgataaatctttatgtgattctggtgcctcaattaatttaatgcatctatctatttacaggaaactacAGAAGGAGGtaagagagataaggtctgcaccaatatctttgcagctagcAGACCAAACTactttaatacccgaggggatagtggaagatgtattagtttgggtggataagtttgtatttcctgtggattttatagtggtaaatatggaggaaaacaaggaggtccccctcatcttaggaagaccattcttagcgacgggAAGAGAgatattagatatacatgagagaaaactcatgcttagagtgggtgaggagactatGACTTTCAAGATGAATATAAAAAAAGGGATGCAAAAAGGAAAACcaagtgcgagtgttgagtggaaagtgaagggctcgaaaTAG